A single Populus nigra chromosome 13, ddPopNigr1.1, whole genome shotgun sequence DNA region contains:
- the LOC133670980 gene encoding putative disease resistance protein RGA3 isoform X2, producing the protein MAQAFAADIAKSLLGKLGSFSVQEFCLAWGLEAGIARLEKRLSAIAAVLSDAEQKQSKNDKIRFWLNDLGEVLYDAEDVLDEIECETLRRQVVKTTGSTSRKVRRFFSSSNKIAFRLRMGHKIKSIIERLAEISALKSDFNLSEQAIDCSHVLHEETGMNRSFESFSGLIGRDEDKERIINLLAEPLKVGDAHPLVLPIVGMGGLGKTSLAKSVCDADNVKSHFELKMEVCVSDDFSLKQVIQKIIKSATGDRCADLDEGELNKKLEEILNGRKYLLLLDDVWNEDAQKWLLLKPLLSKGAGGSKIIVTTRSQRVAKIMGTVNTAYNLSLLGQGDCLSLFYKCAFKEGEKELYPNLVGIGKEIVAKCKQVPLAVINLGTQLYGKTDEKEWESVRDSEKWEEEGDGILPALKISYQRLPTHLKRCFLYCSVFPKDYPFLDFLLVQFWMAHGLIHQSSNPNENLEHVGLRYVRELISRCFFQDYVVTIVGATFKMHDIMHDLASSLAQNEFSIISSQNHQISKTTHHLSVLESDSFFHRTLPKFPNNFHQVRSIVFADSIVGPTCKTDFEKCLLEFKHLRSLELMNDSEFEAFPERIGALKHLRYLHFYGNTEMKRLPKSIFKLQNLQALVTSEGLEELPKDVRYMISLRFLFLVTQQKRLPEGGIGCLECLQTLFIADCENLEILCEDLQGLKSLRKLVIFRCDSLISLPRSIKCLTTLEELFIVNCKMLDLMTIEEEKEKKLQPLSPSLRIVIFAGLPVTLALPEQLLQGSAESLQTFIITYCPNIREMPVCIGNLNKLQNLEINRCPNLSKRCRRGTGEDWPKIKHIPKIKNDGDDDDDKDEETSHAGSSGTP; encoded by the exons ATGGCACAAGCTTTTGCAGCCGATATTGCAAAATCCCTTCTAGGGAAGTTAGGCTCTTTTTCTGTTCAAGAATTTTGTTTGGCATGGGGACTTGAAGCTGGCATTGCTCGTCTTGAAAAGAGATTGTCAGCCATCGCCGCAGTGCTGTCCGATGCTGAGCAGAAACAATCAAAGAATGACAAAATTCGGTTCTGGCTCAACGATCTCGGAGAAGTCTTGTATGATGCTGAGGACGTGCTGGACGAAATCGAGTGCGAAACTTTGCGAAGGCAGGTGGTGAAAACAACAGGGAGCACCAGCAGAAAGGTACGACGCTTCTTTTCAAGCTCTAATAAGATTGCATTCCGTTTAAGAATGGGTCATAAGATAAAGAGCATCATAGAAAGACTAGCTGAGATTTCAGCTCTTAAGTCTGACTTCAACCTCAGCGAGCAGGCTATTGATTGTAGCCATGTCTTGCATGAGGAAACAGGGATGAACCGATCCTTTGAGAGCTTTTCCGGTCTTATCGGAAGAGATGAAGACAAAGAACGCATCATCAACCTTTTAGCAGAACCTCTTAAGGTTGGTGATGCACATCCCCTTGTCCTTCCGATAGTAGGAATGGGAGGCTTGGGGAAGACATCTCTTGCCAAATCGGTGTGTGATGCTGACAATGTAAAAAGTCATTTTGAACTGAAGATGGAGGTATGTGTTTCAGATGATTTTTCCTTGAAACAAGTGATACAAAAGATTATTAAATCAGCAACTGGGGACAGATGTGCGGATTTGGATGAGGGTgaacttaataaaaaacttgaagaaattTTGAATGGTAGGAAATACTTGCTTCTTTTGGATGATGTATGGAATGAAGATGCTCAAAAATGGTTGTTGTTGAAGCCTTTGTTATCAAAAGGTGCTGGTGGAAGTAAGATCATAGTGACTACCCGTAGTCAACGTGTTGCTAAGATTATGGGTACTGTTAATACTGCGTACAACCTAAGTCTTCTTGGTCAAGGGGACTGTCTGTCGTTGTTTTACAAGTGTGCATTCAAGGAAGGGGAAAAGGAGTTGTATCCAAATTTGGTTGGAATTGGGAAAGAAATAGTGGCAAAATGCAAGCAAGTTCCTCTGGCAGTGATTAACTTGGGGACTCAACTGTATGGTAAGACTGATGAAAAAGAGTGGGAATCGGTGAGAGACAGTGAGAAGTGGGAAGAAGAGGGAGATGGCATTTTACCTGCCTTGAAAATAAGCTATCAAAGACTGCCGACTCACTTGAAAAGATGCTTTCTTTATTGTTCGGTTTTTCCAAAAGATTACCCGTTCCTAGATTTCTTATTGGTTCAATTTTGGATGGCACATGGGCTCATTCATCAATCATCAAATCCAAACGAGAACTTGGAACATGTTGGCTTGCGTTATGTGCGCGAGTTGATCTCAAGATGTTTCTTCCAAGATTATGTGGTTACGATTGTTGGAGCTACCTTTAAGATGCATGATATAATGCATGATCTTGCATCATCATTGGCTCAAAATGAGTTTTCAATCATAAGCTCTCAAAACCACCAAATTTCCAAAACGACCCATCATTTGTCAGTTCTTGAATCTGATTCATTTTTTCATAGAACTCTCCCCAAGTTCCCAAACAACTTCCATCAAGTGCGGTCAATAGTCTTTGCAGATAGTATAGTGGGGCCTACATGCAAAACAGACTTTGAGAAATGTTTGTTAGAATTTAAGCATTTGCGGTCTTTGGAATTAATGAATGATTCTGAATTTGAGGCTTTTCCGGAGAGGATTGGGGCCTTGAAACATTTGAGATATCTCCATTTTTATGGGAACACAGAAATGAAAAGACTCccaaaatctattttcaaattGCAAAACTTGCAAGCTCTGGTTACAAGTGAAGGATTAGAAGAGCTGCCCAAAGATGTGAGGTACATGATCAGCCTTAGATTTTTATTTCTAGTGACTCAGCAGAAGCGGTTGCCAGAAGGTGGGATTGGTTGTTTGGAGTGTCTTCAAACTTTATTCATTGCTGATTGTGAAAATCTAGAAATTTTGTGCGAAGATTTGCAAGGTCTTAAAAGTCTTCGAAAATTGGTTATTTTTCGTTGTGATAGCTTGATTTCTCTGCCAAGAAGCATAAAATGCCTAACTACTCTGGAAGAATTATTTATTGTCAACTGTAAAATGCTTGATTTGATGACaatagaagaagagaaagagaaaaaacttCAACCTCTTTCCCCTTCTCTTCGTATTGTAATATTTGCAGGGTTACCAGTAACTCTTGCCTTACCAGAACAGCTTCTACAAGGATCTGCAGAATCCTTACAAACATTTATCATCACATACTGTCCAAACATTAGAGAAATGCCAGTTTGCATCGGCAATTTAAATAAACTTCAAAATCTTGAGATCAATCGTTGTCCAAATTTAAGCAAAAGGTGCCGAAGGGGAACAGGAGAAGATTGGCCCAAGATCAAACATATCCCTAAAATCAAGAATGACGGTGATGACGATGATGACAAAGATGAAGAGACATCTCATGCAG GTTCAAGTGGAACTCCATAA
- the LOC133671147 gene encoding disease resistance protein RGA2-like has protein sequence MAEAFAAEIAKSLLGKLGSFAGQEFCLAWGLEADIAGLEKRLKAINAVLSDAEQKQSKNERIRFWLNDLRQVLYDAEDVLDEIECETLRREVVKTTGSTSRKVRRFFSSSNKIPFRLRMGHKIKSIIERLAEISSLKSDFNLSEQTIDCSHVLHEETEMNRSFESFSGLIGRDEDKERIINLLVAPFKVGDAHPLVLPIVGMGGLGKTSLAKSVYDDENVKSHFQLNMEVCVSDDFSLKHVIQKIIKSATGERCADLDGGELNKKLEEILNGKKYLLLLDDVWNEEAQK, from the coding sequence ATGGCCGAAGCTTTTGCAGCCGAGATTGCAAAATCCCTTCTAGGGAAGTTAGGCTCTTTTGCTGGTCAAGAATTTTGTTTGGCATGGGGACTTGAAGCTGACATTGCTGGTCTTGAAAAGAGATTGAAAGCCATCAACGCGGTGCTGTCTGATGCTGAACAGAAACAATCAAAGAATGAGAGGATTCGGTTCTGGCTCAACGATCTCAGACAAGTCTTGTATGATGCAGAGGACGTGCTGGACGAAATCGAGTGCGAAACTTTGAGAAGAGAGGTGGTGAAAACAACAGGGAGCACCAGCAGAAAGGTACGGCGATTCTTTTCAAGCTCTAATAAGATTCCATTCCGTTTAAGAATGGGTCATAAGATAAAGAGCATCATAGAAAGACTAGCTGAGATCTCATCTCTTAAGTCTGACTTCAACCTCAGCGAACAGACTATTGATTGTAGTCATGTCTTGCATGAGGAAACAGAGATGAACCGATCCTTTGAGAGCTTTTCCGGTCTTATCGGAAGAGATGAAGACAAAGAACGCATCATCAACCTTTTAGTAGCACCTTTTAAGGTTGGTGATGCACATCCCCTTGTCCTTCCGATAGTAGGAATGGGAGGCTTGGGGAAGACATCTCTTGCCAAATCGGTGTATGATGATGAAAATGTAaaaagtcattttcaactgaataTGGAGGTCTGTGTTTCAGATGATTTTTCCTTGAAACATGTGATACAAAAGATTATTAAATCTGCAACTGGGGAAAGATGTGCGGATTTGGATGGGGGTgaacttaataaaaaacttgaagaaattTTGAATGGTAAGAAATACTTGCTTCTTTTGGATGATGTTTGGAATGAAGAAGCTcaaaaatga